A window from Candidatus Margulisiibacteriota bacterium encodes these proteins:
- the serA gene encoding phosphoglycerate dehydrogenase — protein sequence MKVLAMDKCAEEGLKILRDAGIEVDAKAGLSEEELIKIIPQYDALIVRSETKATPKIIEAGKNLKIIGRAGVGVDNIDLPTATKNGVIVVNSPEGNTVAAAEHTWAMLLSMTRSIPQAHGKLKAGVWDKKSFKGVEVLNKTLGVVGLGKIGRRVASYALGMGMRVIGSDPFVNADYAKGLGVELKSFDDVIKESDFITFHIPKSKETAGLINAATIAKMKKGVRLVNVARGGIINEQDLYAALKSGQVKAAALDVFEKEPTESSPLFELDNIIVTPHLGASTVEAQVNVAIDVAEQIVEVLKGGAARSAVNIPSMKPELIAPVRPYMGIAEKLGALAAQIVKGAVTKVEVEYAGEVAENNVSPLTTVVLKGLLTPMLDVKVNFVNAPFVAKERGIEIVESKSQDTKDFASLITLKVVTEKETRTIGGTVFTGVGDRLVMIDGFRVDAVPEGYMVILQNIDKPGMIGKVGTFLGQHNINIAAMDVGRVKVGEKAVMVLNVDNSLSDKVLNEFTKLEGIFGATLVKI from the coding sequence ATGAAAGTATTAGCCATGGACAAATGCGCCGAGGAAGGGTTAAAGATCCTGCGTGATGCCGGGATCGAAGTTGACGCAAAAGCCGGTTTAAGCGAAGAAGAACTGATCAAGATCATTCCGCAATACGACGCGCTGATCGTCCGCTCCGAGACCAAGGCGACTCCCAAGATCATCGAAGCGGGGAAGAACCTGAAAATCATCGGCCGGGCCGGGGTGGGGGTCGACAATATCGACCTGCCGACCGCGACCAAGAACGGCGTGATCGTCGTCAATTCGCCGGAAGGAAATACCGTCGCTGCCGCTGAACACACCTGGGCGATGCTCCTCTCCATGACCCGCTCGATCCCGCAAGCCCACGGCAAGCTCAAGGCCGGGGTCTGGGACAAGAAATCGTTCAAAGGGGTTGAAGTGCTGAACAAGACCCTGGGGGTCGTCGGCCTCGGCAAGATCGGCCGGCGGGTCGCCTCTTACGCCCTCGGCATGGGGATGAGGGTGATCGGCTCCGATCCGTTCGTCAACGCCGATTACGCCAAGGGCCTGGGCGTGGAACTCAAAAGCTTTGACGACGTCATTAAGGAGTCGGACTTTATCACTTTCCATATCCCCAAATCAAAAGAGACCGCCGGGCTGATCAACGCGGCCACGATCGCCAAGATGAAAAAAGGGGTCCGGCTGGTCAACGTCGCCCGCGGCGGGATCATTAACGAACAGGACCTTTACGCAGCGCTGAAAAGCGGCCAGGTCAAGGCCGCCGCGCTCGACGTCTTTGAGAAAGAACCGACCGAAAGCAGCCCGTTGTTCGAGCTGGACAATATCATCGTGACGCCGCACTTGGGCGCCTCCACGGTCGAAGCCCAGGTCAACGTGGCGATCGACGTCGCCGAGCAGATCGTCGAAGTGCTTAAAGGCGGAGCCGCCCGCTCCGCCGTCAATATCCCGTCGATGAAACCGGAGCTGATCGCGCCGGTCCGGCCGTACATGGGGATCGCGGAAAAGCTCGGCGCCCTGGCCGCGCAGATCGTGAAAGGGGCGGTCACCAAGGTGGAAGTGGAATACGCCGGCGAAGTGGCGGAAAACAACGTGTCGCCGCTCACGACCGTCGTGCTGAAAGGCTTATTGACCCCGATGCTCGACGTTAAGGTCAATTTCGTCAATGCGCCGTTCGTGGCGAAAGAGCGGGGGATCGAGATCGTGGAAAGCAAGAGCCAGGATACCAAGGATTTTGCCAGTCTAATAACCCTGAAAGTGGTGACCGAAAAGGAGACCAGGACGATCGGCGGGACGGTCTTTACCGGCGTCGGGGACCGGCTGGTGATGATCGACGGCTTCCGGGTCGACGCGGTGCCGGAGGGCTACATGGTCATCTTACAGAACATCGACAAGCCGGGGATGATCGGCAAGGTCGGGACCTTTCTCGGTCAGCATAACATCAATATTGCCGCGATGGATGTCGGCCGGGTCAAAGTTGGCGAAAAGGCGGT